A genomic region of Strigops habroptila isolate Jane chromosome 20, bStrHab1.2.pri, whole genome shotgun sequence contains the following coding sequences:
- the TNFAIP8L1 gene encoding tumor necrosis factor alpha-induced protein 8-like protein 1, producing MDTFSTKNLALQAQKKLLSKMATKTIANVFIDDTSSEILDELYRATKEYTHNRKEAQKIIKNLIKIVMKLGVLYRNGQFSPEELLVMERFRKKVHTLAMTAVSFHQIDFTFDRRVMSGVLMECRDLLHQAVNGHLTAKSHSRINHVFNHFADYEFLSALYGPSEPYRTHLKRICEGVNKMLEEDNI from the coding sequence ATGGACACCTTCAGCACCAAGAACCTGGCCCTGCAGGCCCAGAAGAAGCTCTTGAGCAAGATGGCTACTAAGACCATAGCCAATGTCTTCATTGATGACACCAGCAGCGAGATCTTGGATGAGCTCTACCGGGCCACCAAGGAGTACACCCACAACCGCAAGGAGGCACAGAAAATCATCAAAAACCTCATCAAGATTGTGATGAAGTTGGGTGTTCTCTACCGCAACGGGCAGTTCAGCCCCGAGGAGCTGCTGGTGATGGAGCGCTTCCGCAAGAAGGTCCATACCTTGGCCATGACGGCCGTCAGCTTCCACCAGATAGACTTCACCTTCGACCGCAGGGTCATGTCGGGTGTGCTCATGGAGTGCCGGGACCTGCTGCACCAGGCTGTCAACGGCCACCTCACGGCCAAGTCCCACTCCCGCATCAACCATGTCTTCAACCACTTTGCGGACTATGAGTTCCTCTCGGCTCTCTACGGGCCATCCGAGCCCTATCGCACCCACCTGAAGAGGATCTGCGAAGGGGTTAACAAGATGCTGGAGGAGGACAACATATGA